A stretch of Nonomuraea africana DNA encodes these proteins:
- a CDS encoding HAMP domain-containing sensor histidine kinase translates to MRRRSLRSRLTLLVTVAVAVAIAASAGLCWFIVSRELYHQLDQSMAEPESPENKRWLVENCKAEGTSDPFQGIATVLYADGTTCSLGPPIKASPQDRHALDHPGRPEFRFGSTTDGKALRVMTTFERPGMAILEARPIYQAQNTLRNLALVLAVVAAIGVLGAASAGLLVSRTALRPVGRLTRAVEHIAQTEDLNTTIPVEGTDEIARLSRSFNAMTAALAGSRDRQQQLVADAGHELRTPLTSLRTNIDLLLRSEHTGRAIDPKAKERLLVNVKAQFEELSTLVGDLLQLSRGESDHEPHVELAFHDVVNAAVARARLRGADVTTDLDPWYVEGNPTSLERAVVNLLDNAAKFSPGGKVEVALRGGELTVRDHGPGIHAEELPHVFERFWRSPSARSLPGSGLGLAIVAQAIQEAGGEVRLDNAAGGGAVAWVRLPGSSGDSRSSSSA, encoded by the coding sequence GTGAGACGACGCAGCCTGCGGTCGCGGCTGACGCTGCTGGTCACGGTGGCGGTGGCGGTGGCGATCGCGGCCTCGGCGGGCCTGTGCTGGTTCATCGTCAGCAGGGAGCTCTACCACCAGCTGGACCAGTCCATGGCCGAGCCCGAGAGCCCCGAGAACAAGCGCTGGCTCGTCGAGAACTGCAAGGCGGAGGGGACGAGCGACCCCTTCCAGGGCATCGCCACCGTCCTGTACGCCGACGGCACGACCTGCTCGCTCGGCCCGCCGATCAAGGCGTCCCCCCAGGACCGGCACGCCCTCGACCATCCCGGACGGCCGGAGTTCCGCTTCGGCAGCACGACGGACGGCAAGGCGCTGCGCGTCATGACGACCTTCGAGCGGCCGGGCATGGCGATCCTGGAGGCGCGGCCCATCTACCAGGCGCAGAACACGCTCCGCAATCTCGCCCTCGTGCTGGCCGTGGTGGCGGCGATCGGCGTGCTGGGCGCCGCCTCCGCCGGCCTGCTCGTCTCCCGTACGGCCCTGCGCCCGGTGGGCCGCCTCACCAGGGCCGTCGAGCACATCGCCCAGACCGAGGACCTCAACACCACCATCCCCGTCGAGGGCACCGACGAGATCGCCCGCCTCAGCCGCTCCTTCAACGCCATGACCGCCGCGCTCGCCGGATCCCGTGACCGCCAGCAGCAGCTCGTCGCCGACGCGGGGCACGAGCTGCGCACCCCGCTCACCAGCCTGCGCACCAACATCGACCTGCTGCTGCGCAGCGAGCACACCGGCAGGGCCATCGACCCCAAGGCCAAGGAGCGCCTGCTCGTCAACGTCAAGGCCCAGTTCGAGGAGCTCTCCACGCTCGTCGGCGACCTGCTCCAGCTCTCGCGCGGGGAGAGCGACCACGAGCCGCACGTCGAGCTGGCCTTCCACGACGTCGTCAACGCCGCCGTCGCCCGCGCCCGGCTGCGCGGCGCCGACGTCACCACCGACCTCGACCCCTGGTACGTCGAGGGCAACCCCACCTCGCTGGAACGCGCGGTCGTGAACCTGCTCGACAACGCGGCCAAGTTCAGCCCGGGCGGCAAGGTCGAGGTGGCGCTGCGCGGGGGCGAGCTGACGGTCCGCGACCACGGGCCGGGCATCCACGCCGAGGAACTGCCGCACGTCTTCGAGCGGTTCTGGCGCTCGCCCTCCGCGCGCAGCCTGCCCGGCTCGGGGCTCGGCCTCGCGATCGTGGCGCAGGCCATCCAGGAGGCGGGGGGAGAGGTACGGCTGGACAACGCCGCCGGAGGCGGCGCGGTCGCCTGGGTGCGGCTCCCCGGTTCGTCCGGTGACAGCCGGTCTTCATCATCCGCTTAG
- a CDS encoding TetR/AcrR family transcriptional regulator, whose protein sequence is MRRVDGARGSRADQADQRRAELLEATRRVVLERGLANTRVADIAKAVNVSGGLIHYHFATKDELITAMLRATLEIESARLDQLVTGEGSAVERLDRVLRFNIPQSRSDQSWLLWIDAWNTALREPTVRQIVLELETIWLRALEQVISEGADTGEFACDDPAGAAERIDAMLDGLIIRYTLHPNVLSRPRLLEHAHMAAAREVGISPDAFPR, encoded by the coding sequence GTGCGACGTGTGGACGGTGCCCGAGGCAGCAGGGCGGACCAGGCTGACCAGCGCAGAGCCGAGCTGCTGGAGGCCACGCGCAGGGTCGTGCTCGAACGCGGGCTGGCCAACACCCGCGTCGCCGACATCGCCAAGGCGGTCAACGTCAGCGGCGGGCTCATCCACTACCACTTCGCCACCAAGGACGAGCTGATCACCGCCATGCTGCGGGCCACGCTCGAAATCGAGAGCGCCCGCCTCGACCAGCTGGTCACCGGCGAGGGCAGCGCGGTCGAACGCCTCGACAGGGTGCTGCGCTTCAACATCCCGCAGTCGCGCTCCGACCAGAGCTGGCTGCTGTGGATCGACGCGTGGAACACCGCGCTCAGGGAGCCCACCGTCCGCCAGATCGTCCTGGAGCTCGAGACCATCTGGCTGCGCGCCCTCGAACAGGTCATCTCCGAGGGCGCCGACACCGGCGAGTTCGCCTGCGACGACCCGGCGGGGGCCGCCGAGCGCATCGACGCCATGCTGGACGGCCTGATCATCCGCTACACCCTGCATCCGAACGTCCTCTCGCGTCCCCGCCTGCTCGAGCACGCCCACATGGCCGCCGCCCGCGAGGTCGGCATCTCGCCTGACGCCTTCCCCCGCTAA
- a CDS encoding ABC transporter ATP-binding protein produces the protein MSAALEVSGLSVTYRDGTRALREVSLTVAPGERLAVVGASGSGKSTLARAVLGLLPRGARAEGSIRTGGRPGYVAQDPFTACDPLRTVGHHVREAWRAAGLRPPPGAAEAAVAALALDPGALARHPHQWSGGMLQRAAIAAAGALSPALTVADEPTSALDVGLADEVMAALARSAGALLVITHDLRLAADWASRVAVLYEGSVVETGPAGRLLSDPRHPHTRALVAALPAASAGRAAASQGPALVTARHLARHYGGVAAVRDASLSIGPGQVVGVHGRSGSGKSTLLRLLAGLEPPDGGALSLPDSRPGWAMPVFQDARASLDPLWPIWRTITEPLTRLRAAERRARAVAGLASVGLGHLDPRTRPGRLSAGQCQRVAILRAVMARPALIVADEPTSGLDTVAAGQVAGLLRAAADSGTAVVVVSHDLDLLGGLCDDVHLMHDGVILSR, from the coding sequence GTGAGCGCGGCCCTGGAGGTCTCGGGGCTCTCGGTGACCTATCGGGACGGCACGCGGGCGCTGCGCGAGGTCTCCCTCACGGTGGCGCCCGGCGAGCGCCTCGCCGTCGTGGGGGCGTCGGGGAGCGGGAAGTCCACGCTGGCGCGGGCCGTCCTCGGCCTGTTGCCGCGCGGCGCCCGCGCCGAGGGGTCGATCCGCACCGGCGGCAGGCCCGGATACGTCGCCCAGGACCCCTTCACCGCGTGCGACCCGCTGCGGACGGTCGGGCACCACGTACGGGAGGCGTGGCGGGCGGCGGGGCTGCGTCCGCCGCCCGGCGCCGCAGAGGCCGCGGTGGCGGCGCTCGCGCTGGACCCGGGCGCGCTCGCCCGCCATCCGCACCAGTGGTCGGGCGGCATGCTGCAGCGGGCGGCGATCGCGGCGGCGGGCGCGCTGTCGCCCGCCCTGACCGTCGCCGACGAGCCGACCAGCGCGCTCGACGTCGGCCTGGCCGACGAGGTGATGGCGGCGCTGGCGCGGTCGGCCGGAGCGCTGCTGGTGATCACCCACGATCTGCGGCTGGCCGCAGACTGGGCCTCGCGGGTCGCGGTCCTGTACGAGGGGAGCGTCGTGGAGACCGGGCCCGCCGGGCGGCTGCTGTCCGATCCCCGGCATCCGCACACGCGGGCGCTGGTGGCGGCGCTTCCCGCCGCCTCGGCCGGGCGGGCCGCCGCCTCCCAAGGGCCCGCGCTGGTGACGGCGCGGCACCTCGCGCGTCACTACGGTGGCGTCGCCGCCGTCAGGGACGCCTCCCTGTCGATCGGGCCCGGTCAGGTGGTGGGCGTGCACGGGAGGTCGGGGTCGGGCAAGTCCACGCTGCTGCGCCTGCTGGCGGGACTGGAGCCGCCCGACGGGGGCGCGCTGAGCCTGCCGGACTCGCGGCCCGGGTGGGCGATGCCCGTCTTCCAGGACGCCAGGGCCAGCCTGGACCCGCTGTGGCCGATCTGGCGCACGATCACCGAGCCGCTCACCCGCCTGCGCGCGGCGGAGCGGCGGGCCAGGGCCGTGGCGGGGCTCGCCTCCGTCGGCCTCGGCCACCTCGATCCGCGCACCAGGCCGGGACGGCTGTCGGCGGGACAGTGCCAGCGGGTGGCGATCCTGCGCGCGGTGATGGCCAGGCCGGCGCTCATCGTGGCCGACGAGCCCACCTCGGGCCTGGACACGGTGGCGGCGGGCCAGGTGGCGGGCCTGCTCCGCGCGGCCGCGGACTCGGGAACGGCCGTGGTGGTCGTCAGCCACGACCTCGACCTGCTGGGCGGGCTCTGCGACGACGTGCACCTCATGCACGACGGCGTCATCCTTTCGCGCTGA
- a CDS encoding ABC transporter permease, producing the protein MRASLIAGTAAAALLAVLAVAGPWALPDPDVPDYAAKLLPPGAAHPLGTDQLGRDVLARLASGARVTLGAALAVTALGAAIGIVAGGVAGYARGVVDAAISRVVDVLLAVPSTLVALAVVGALGPGLANLVLAMSVAAWAPVARLTRSHVLTSAARPDVIAARMAGIGRGRIVLGHVLPGAFLRVLAVAALGLGETIIGLSGLSFLGLGAQPPTAEWGQMLAESRYDLASSPWLLAGPGVAILLAVTAAGLLSDALRERL; encoded by the coding sequence GTGAGAGCCTCCCTGATCGCCGGTACGGCCGCCGCCGCGCTGCTCGCCGTGCTGGCGGTGGCGGGCCCCTGGGCGCTTCCCGACCCCGACGTCCCCGACTACGCGGCCAAGCTCCTTCCGCCCGGCGCCGCCCACCCCCTCGGCACCGACCAGCTCGGCCGCGACGTGCTGGCGCGGCTGGCGAGCGGGGCCAGGGTGACGCTGGGCGCCGCGCTCGCCGTCACCGCGCTCGGCGCGGCGATCGGCATCGTCGCGGGCGGGGTGGCCGGATACGCGCGCGGGGTCGTCGACGCGGCGATCTCCAGGGTCGTGGACGTCCTGCTGGCCGTGCCGAGCACCCTGGTCGCGCTGGCCGTGGTCGGCGCGCTCGGTCCCGGGCTGGCCAACCTGGTGCTGGCCATGTCGGTGGCGGCGTGGGCGCCCGTGGCCAGGCTCACCCGCTCGCACGTGCTCACCTCCGCCGCCAGGCCCGACGTGATCGCCGCCAGGATGGCCGGGATCGGCCGCGGGCGCATCGTGCTCGGCCACGTGCTGCCGGGCGCCTTCCTGCGCGTGCTGGCCGTGGCCGCGCTGGGGCTGGGCGAGACGATCATCGGCCTCTCCGGCCTGTCCTTCCTCGGCCTCGGTGCCCAGCCGCCCACCGCCGAGTGGGGGCAGATGCTCGCCGAGAGCCGCTACGACCTGGCCTCCTCCCCCTGGCTCCTGGCCGGCCCCGGCGTGGCGATCCTGCTCGCGGTCACCGCGGCGGGGCTGCTCAGCGACGCGCTCAGGGAGCGGCTGTGA
- a CDS encoding ABC transporter permease, whose amino-acid sequence MRRLLRLLVSAAGTLLAASLLVWGLAELSPGDPARQVLLSRGVGAPVEAQIEAVRAELGLGDAAPVRYARWLGGALTGDLGASWRTGRPVTAELAERLPATLRLCLTAVALAILPALVLALAGALGRHRWPDALSRGLMFAGAAVPSFLLGVALLEIVVVRWGVGRVVADGGWADTLLPAATLAAGIAAQWARVTRGALVDAATAPFADVSRARGSGELRVLLVHGLPHAAPPLLAVAGMTVGGLLAGAAVVESVFTWPGVGRLLVEAITARDLPVVQGCVLVGVLAFLAGALAADLATRAADPRL is encoded by the coding sequence GTGCGGCGCCTCCTGCGGCTCCTAGTCTCGGCGGCCGGCACGCTGCTGGCCGCCAGCCTGCTGGTGTGGGGCCTGGCCGAGCTGTCCCCCGGCGACCCCGCGCGCCAGGTGCTGCTGTCCAGGGGCGTGGGCGCGCCGGTCGAGGCGCAGATCGAGGCGGTCCGCGCCGAGCTCGGCCTCGGCGACGCGGCGCCGGTCAGGTACGCCCGCTGGCTCGGCGGCGCGCTCACCGGCGACCTGGGCGCCTCCTGGCGAACGGGCCGGCCGGTCACCGCCGAGCTCGCCGAACGGCTGCCGGCCACGCTGCGGCTGTGCCTGACGGCGGTGGCGCTGGCGATCCTGCCCGCGCTCGTCCTCGCCCTCGCGGGCGCGCTCGGCCGGCACCGCTGGCCCGACGCGCTGTCGAGGGGCCTGATGTTCGCCGGCGCCGCCGTGCCGTCCTTCCTGCTGGGGGTGGCGCTGCTGGAGATCGTGGTGGTGCGCTGGGGCGTCGGAAGGGTGGTGGCCGACGGCGGATGGGCCGACACGCTCCTGCCCGCCGCCACCCTCGCCGCGGGCATCGCCGCGCAGTGGGCGCGGGTGACCAGGGGCGCGCTGGTCGACGCGGCGACCGCGCCGTTCGCCGACGTCTCGCGCGCCCGTGGCTCCGGCGAGCTGCGCGTGCTGCTGGTCCACGGCCTCCCGCACGCCGCTCCCCCGCTGCTCGCCGTCGCGGGCATGACCGTCGGCGGGCTGCTCGCCGGGGCGGCCGTGGTCGAGAGCGTCTTCACCTGGCCGGGCGTCGGGCGGCTGCTGGTGGAGGCCATCACCGCCCGCGACCTGCCCGTGGTGCAGGGGTGCGTGCTCGTGGGCGTGCTCGCCTTCCTGGCCGGGGCGCTCGCCGCCGACCTGGCCACCCGAGCCGCGGACCCGCGCCTGTGA